Proteins encoded in a region of the Devosia sp. RR2S18 genome:
- a CDS encoding type II toxin-antitoxin system VapC family toxin produces the protein MITVDTSALLAIVFDEPEAEVCMTVLEGADRLLISAGTAAEVLIVAGRRNVAEEVAALLEGLGFETVSVTAASARRIAAAYQRWGKGVHPAGLNYGDCFAYDLAISHSCALLFVGDDFSQTDVQSAL, from the coding sequence ATGATTACGGTCGATACTTCGGCTCTCCTGGCAATTGTTTTCGATGAGCCCGAAGCGGAAGTCTGCATGACAGTTCTCGAAGGAGCCGATCGGCTCCTGATATCTGCAGGCACAGCAGCCGAGGTCTTGATCGTGGCCGGACGGCGCAACGTTGCGGAGGAAGTAGCCGCCCTGCTTGAGGGTCTCGGCTTTGAAACAGTGTCAGTGACTGCGGCCTCTGCCCGCCGCATTGCTGCCGCGTACCAACGCTGGGGCAAGGGCGTTCATCCAGCCGGGCTCAACTACGGCGACTGTTTCGCCTATGACCTTGCAATCTCTCACAGTTGCGCCCTGCTCTTTGTAGGTGACGATTTTTCGCAAACCGACGTCCAGTCGGCACTCTGA
- a CDS encoding MFS transporter has translation MRPMHRQVALLATAQALFQIVSALVMTIGGLAGSILAPSPEWATVPIAAMFLGTAVSTVPASMWMTRVGRKIGFVTGASLGALGGLSAAAGMLTSSLALLCLGTFLAGAYQGFAQFYRFAASEVAEGDFKPRAISLVLAGGVVAAVLGPLLARFGGELIGSAYTGSFLILSVASLVAIGVLLGVDVPQSVDTPEEKAAVRPLTQIVRQPTYMVAMFGAVTGYGIMIMAMTATPLAMVHHHHGLDAAATVIQLHALGMFLPSFFTGSLIARFGVLQVMFTGIALLTGHVLITLSGTGIYSFSAALILLGVGWNFLYIGGTNLLTRAYTVAEKGKAQATNDLTIFIVGLLASLSAGVLQNTIGWQAMNLLLLPWLAFAAAAILWLGMTSRKAVAGVTCLDVVHSTAALGMALSEAE, from the coding sequence ATGCGTCCAATGCACCGCCAAGTGGCCCTCCTCGCAACCGCGCAGGCCCTGTTCCAGATTGTCTCAGCGCTGGTAATGACCATCGGCGGGCTTGCCGGCAGCATCCTTGCTCCGTCTCCGGAATGGGCCACCGTTCCTATCGCTGCTATGTTCCTGGGAACGGCGGTATCGACTGTCCCGGCCTCGATGTGGATGACCCGAGTAGGCCGCAAGATCGGGTTTGTCACCGGAGCCAGCCTTGGCGCCCTTGGTGGCCTCTCGGCGGCGGCGGGCATGCTCACCTCGTCTCTGGCCCTCTTGTGCCTGGGCACCTTCCTTGCTGGCGCCTACCAGGGGTTTGCCCAGTTCTATCGGTTCGCGGCATCGGAAGTGGCAGAAGGGGACTTCAAGCCACGAGCGATCTCCCTGGTGCTCGCCGGAGGCGTTGTGGCGGCGGTGCTCGGGCCTTTGCTTGCCCGCTTCGGTGGGGAGCTGATTGGGTCGGCTTACACCGGATCGTTCCTCATCCTGTCTGTAGCGTCGCTGGTGGCGATCGGGGTTCTGCTCGGTGTCGATGTTCCCCAGTCGGTGGATACTCCCGAGGAAAAGGCCGCGGTTCGCCCTTTGACCCAGATCGTCCGGCAGCCCACCTACATGGTCGCCATGTTCGGTGCTGTGACGGGCTACGGCATCATGATCATGGCCATGACCGCCACGCCGCTGGCGATGGTGCACCACCACCATGGGCTGGATGCGGCAGCCACCGTCATCCAGTTGCACGCGCTGGGCATGTTCCTGCCCTCGTTCTTCACCGGATCGCTAATCGCCCGCTTCGGCGTACTGCAGGTGATGTTCACCGGCATCGCCCTTCTCACCGGACACGTACTGATCACCCTATCCGGTACCGGCATCTACTCCTTCAGCGCGGCTTTGATCCTGCTTGGTGTGGGTTGGAACTTCCTCTATATCGGCGGCACCAACCTACTTACCCGCGCCTACACAGTCGCCGAGAAGGGCAAGGCACAGGCTACCAATGACCTTACCATCTTCATCGTCGGGCTCTTGGCATCGTTGAGCGCGGGCGTCCTGCAGAATACGATTGGTTGGCAGGCGATGAACCTACTGCTATTGCCGTGGCTAGCCTTCGCTGCTGCCGCTATTCTCTGGTTGGGCATGACAAGCAGGAAGGCCGTGGCTGGCGTAACCTGCCTCGACGTTGTACACTCTACGGCAGCTCTCGGGATGGCATTGTCGGAAGCCGAGTAG
- a CDS encoding BrnA antitoxin family protein, with protein sequence MAYNKLLWPIRSVPNLHSSAAKLPKMVHPPRRRLSATETAEAAFKAATSKTTDPAPKAKPVPAGKELVSVRLDRDVLEHFQEDGAGWQDRINAALRTAARLD encoded by the coding sequence ATGGCCTATAACAAGCTCCTATGGCCTATAAGGAGTGTTCCCAATCTACATTCCTCAGCAGCAAAGTTGCCGAAGATGGTCCACCCTCCCCGCAGACGTCTCAGTGCTACCGAGACCGCAGAAGCAGCGTTCAAAGCAGCGACAAGCAAAACGACCGATCCCGCGCCCAAGGCGAAGCCCGTTCCGGCTGGAAAGGAGCTCGTCTCTGTCCGCCTTGACCGTGATGTACTCGAGCATTTTCAGGAGGATGGTGCCGGGTGGCAGGACCGCATCAATGCCGCGCTACGTACTGCTGCTAGGCTAGATTGA
- a CDS encoding ATP-binding cassette domain-containing protein: MSLLALHNINKSFGPLKALTDLSFEIGENEVLGLLGDNGAGKSTTVNLISGIHQPTSGYISVNGKKQFFTCRRDSADAGVETIYQNTALVDSLSISRNIFLGREVTNRFGMLDLKRMRDISMQVLESAVHISGIDSPDKLVGDLSGGQKQAVAIARAVFFKRRILLLDEPTSALSVRETEALLNQVLQLKQEGVSSVLVTHNLYHAYQVCDRFVIMSHGTKVLDVAKEDTTIEELTGHVVLT; this comes from the coding sequence ATGAGCCTTCTTGCTCTACACAACATCAACAAGTCCTTCGGTCCGCTGAAGGCGCTGACTGACCTCAGCTTCGAGATCGGCGAGAATGAAGTTCTTGGGCTGCTAGGCGACAATGGTGCCGGCAAGTCCACGACCGTGAATCTGATCTCGGGCATTCACCAGCCAACATCTGGGTACATCTCCGTCAACGGCAAGAAGCAGTTTTTTACCTGTCGTAGGGACTCAGCCGATGCGGGCGTAGAGACCATTTACCAGAATACCGCCCTGGTGGATTCCCTCTCGATTTCCCGCAACATTTTCCTGGGGCGCGAAGTCACTAACCGGTTTGGCATGCTTGATTTAAAGCGTATGCGCGACATCTCCATGCAGGTGCTCGAAAGCGCCGTGCACATCTCAGGTATCGACTCGCCAGATAAGCTGGTGGGGGATCTGTCGGGCGGTCAGAAGCAGGCGGTCGCCATCGCCCGTGCGGTGTTTTTCAAGCGGCGCATACTGCTTCTAGATGAGCCGACTTCCGCCCTGTCGGTTCGCGAAACTGAAGCGCTTCTCAACCAGGTTCTGCAACTTAAGCAGGAAGGTGTCTCAAGCGTTCTCGTGACGCACAATCTCTACCATGCCTATCAGGTCTGCGACCGCTTCGTGATCATGAGCCACGGCACCAAAGTTCTGGACGTGGCCAAGGAGGACACCACAATTGAAGAGCTCACCGGTCACGTGGTACTGACATAG
- a CDS encoding ion transporter, giving the protein MNEAPDPQSGPPDDEQERWAVLTQLEEWLEQPMLILSFIWLSLVIVELVWTSSGVFEWLGILIWILFVLEFLLRFALAPRKFRFLRGNPITIVALVAPAFRFLRVLRLLRLTRGLRLVRIVGTANRSFGAMRKSFGRRGLGYMLATTTLVILLGAGGMLAFEPAGEVSGGFSGYAEAVWWTAMLVSTTGSEFWPSTAEGRVLALLLAIYGLAIFGYIAASLATFFIGQEAAAVESDVAGSREIAALREDIAALRQELHQMASR; this is encoded by the coding sequence ATGAACGAGGCTCCCGACCCTCAGAGTGGTCCACCCGACGACGAGCAGGAACGTTGGGCCGTATTGACCCAGCTCGAAGAGTGGCTTGAGCAGCCGATGCTGATCTTGTCGTTCATATGGCTCAGCCTGGTCATTGTCGAGCTCGTGTGGACGAGCTCGGGCGTCTTTGAATGGCTGGGCATCCTCATCTGGATCTTGTTCGTGTTGGAGTTCCTGTTGCGTTTCGCGCTGGCTCCCCGCAAGTTTCGGTTCCTGCGAGGCAATCCGATCACGATCGTTGCCCTTGTTGCTCCTGCGTTTCGGTTCCTGCGTGTCCTTCGCCTGCTACGCCTGACGCGTGGGTTGCGTCTTGTTAGGATCGTTGGCACAGCAAATCGCAGTTTCGGCGCAATGCGGAAGAGCTTCGGCCGTAGAGGGCTTGGCTATATGCTCGCCACGACGACACTGGTTATTCTGTTGGGCGCCGGTGGAATGCTGGCCTTTGAACCGGCTGGCGAAGTCAGCGGCGGTTTCTCCGGTTATGCGGAGGCAGTCTGGTGGACGGCAATGTTGGTGTCGACCACCGGATCAGAATTCTGGCCGTCGACCGCGGAGGGGCGGGTGCTCGCGTTGCTCCTGGCAATCTATGGCCTTGCGATCTTCGGATACATCGCGGCTAGCCTAGCGACCTTCTTCATAGGGCAGGAAGCCGCCGCAGTGGAAAGCGACGTCGCCGGTTCGCGCGAGATTGCTGCACTACGCGAGGATATTGCGGCTCTTCGTCAGGAGCTGCACCAAATGGCTTCGCGATGA
- a CDS encoding ABC transporter permease: MTELTNVRAAPRRSAAEWLYHILSMPAGAILLVFLVVQLACIIAGLLFPDSFRYLSPQNMGIMMRSVPVLGCLALGAGILMVAGEFDLSIGSVYTFTAVIMAILVGNGIDAFIAAPIGLLIGAAIGLINGALTLRFNLPSFIVTLGGLLFWRGAVLLINGAVQVRFDPNPMFNAMFSGTVLGLNAAFIWFLLLCGLFHLLLHRHRFGNHVFATGGNRSAATAIGVNTARIKLTAFAIAGTMAAFAGILATTRVGSVQPGQGTGLELQAIAACVIGGLSLRGGRGSILGIFLGVMLIFTITDVLLLMRAPGFYLDMFIATLIVVASIFNHGLDRRGDAS, translated from the coding sequence GTGACCGAACTCACCAATGTTCGCGCCGCGCCTCGGCGATCGGCTGCGGAGTGGCTGTATCACATCCTGAGCATGCCCGCGGGCGCCATCCTCTTGGTGTTCCTGGTTGTGCAACTTGCCTGCATCATCGCAGGTCTCCTGTTCCCTGACAGCTTCCGCTATCTTTCCCCGCAGAACATGGGGATCATGATGCGCTCCGTGCCGGTGCTAGGGTGCCTGGCGCTCGGCGCCGGCATCTTGATGGTTGCCGGTGAGTTCGACCTATCGATCGGCTCGGTCTACACCTTCACCGCCGTCATCATGGCCATACTTGTGGGCAACGGCATCGATGCATTCATCGCGGCGCCGATTGGCCTTCTCATCGGCGCTGCCATCGGCCTGATCAATGGTGCTCTGACTCTCCGATTTAATCTGCCGTCCTTCATTGTGACACTTGGGGGGCTGCTCTTCTGGCGGGGAGCCGTGTTACTGATCAACGGCGCGGTTCAGGTCCGATTTGATCCCAATCCCATGTTCAACGCCATGTTCTCGGGCACTGTACTGGGGCTCAATGCCGCCTTTATTTGGTTTCTCCTGCTCTGCGGTCTGTTCCACCTGCTGCTGCATCGGCATCGCTTCGGCAATCATGTCTTTGCCACCGGCGGAAATCGTTCGGCGGCCACCGCGATCGGCGTCAACACGGCTCGGATCAAGCTCACGGCATTTGCCATAGCTGGCACTATGGCAGCGTTCGCGGGCATACTGGCCACGACCCGTGTGGGTAGTGTTCAGCCAGGCCAAGGCACCGGACTGGAACTACAGGCGATTGCGGCTTGCGTGATCGGTGGGCTGTCGCTGCGCGGCGGCCGCGGGTCGATACTGGGCATCTTCCTGGGCGTGATGCTGATCTTCACCATCACCGACGTCCTGCTGCTGATGCGGGCGCCAGGCTTCTATCTCGACATGTTCATCGCCACCCTCATCGTCGTCGCTTCGATCTTCAACCACGGTCTTGATCGTCGGGGAGACGCGTCATGA
- the gpmI gene encoding 2,3-bisphosphoglycerate-independent phosphoglycerate mutase: protein MVAPRPVVLTILDGWGWREESADNAVRLARTPVFTRLWEQCPHAFLDTSGSDVGLPDGQMGNSEVGHINVGAGRIVMQDLPRITRAAADETLAQLLEDTGLISALRASNGTCHLMGLLSPGGVHSHQDHAVALAHILAASGVRTVLHAFTDGRDTPPQSAADYLAKIEAALPPSVGIATVSGRYWAMDRDNRWDRIKTVYDAIVDAQGTVFPSAQAAIADGYAKQVTDEFLLASVIDGYSGLQDGDAVLSFNFRSDRVRQILTALLDPKFEGFARRLPRLAAVIGMTQYSDELDRVMSALFPAQTLSNGLGETVAKAGRTQLRIAESEKYPHVTYFLNGGEETPFTGEDRIIVASPDVATYDLQPEMSAPEVGTRAAEAILSGRYDLIVLNFANPDMVAHTGNLNAAIKAVEAVDIQLGRIADAVHSVGGALLVTADHGNCELMRDPRTRGPHTAHTTNPVPILIYNSDRQSLRDGRLADVAPTLLDLMRLSKPDEMTGGTLVSSNKRDAGV from the coding sequence GTGGTGGCGCCAAGACCGGTCGTTCTTACCATTCTTGATGGCTGGGGCTGGCGGGAGGAGTCCGCAGACAACGCGGTCCGCCTAGCCCGAACGCCGGTTTTCACCAGGCTGTGGGAGCAGTGTCCGCACGCCTTCCTCGACACTTCCGGATCCGATGTGGGCCTACCCGATGGACAGATGGGGAATTCTGAAGTCGGGCATATCAATGTCGGCGCTGGTCGCATCGTAATGCAGGATCTGCCACGCATCACCCGGGCTGCAGCAGACGAAACCCTGGCGCAGCTGCTCGAGGATACCGGGTTGATCTCGGCACTTAGGGCCAGCAATGGTACCTGCCACCTGATGGGTCTCCTATCGCCGGGCGGGGTCCATTCGCACCAGGACCATGCTGTTGCACTCGCACACATACTGGCGGCGTCGGGCGTCCGAACGGTTCTGCATGCCTTCACCGATGGACGCGATACGCCTCCGCAATCCGCTGCCGACTACCTGGCGAAGATCGAGGCTGCCCTGCCGCCTTCTGTCGGCATTGCGACAGTATCGGGACGCTACTGGGCCATGGACCGCGACAACAGGTGGGATCGCATCAAAACCGTCTACGACGCGATAGTGGACGCTCAGGGCACGGTTTTCCCTAGCGCCCAAGCGGCGATTGCCGACGGATACGCGAAGCAGGTCACCGATGAGTTCCTGCTTGCCTCGGTCATCGATGGATACTCCGGGCTCCAGGATGGCGATGCCGTGCTCTCGTTCAACTTCCGCTCTGACCGGGTCAGGCAAATTCTGACGGCTCTACTCGATCCCAAATTCGAGGGTTTTGCGCGAAGACTGCCCAGGCTCGCTGCGGTAATTGGCATGACGCAGTACAGCGATGAGCTGGACCGTGTGATGAGCGCGCTGTTTCCCGCCCAGACGCTGTCAAACGGCCTCGGGGAGACGGTTGCTAAAGCGGGGCGAACCCAGCTGCGGATAGCAGAATCTGAGAAGTATCCGCACGTGACATATTTCCTAAATGGGGGCGAGGAGACACCCTTCACTGGGGAAGACAGGATCATTGTAGCATCACCCGATGTTGCCACCTACGATCTCCAGCCCGAGATGTCAGCACCGGAAGTGGGCACCCGAGCCGCTGAGGCAATTCTGTCGGGCAGATACGACCTTATCGTTCTGAACTTCGCCAATCCCGATATGGTCGCACATACAGGGAACCTGAATGCAGCGATCAAAGCAGTCGAAGCAGTGGATATTCAGCTCGGCCGGATCGCCGATGCCGTGCATTCGGTTGGCGGGGCGCTGCTGGTGACTGCCGATCACGGCAATTGCGAGTTGATGCGCGATCCGCGCACCAGAGGGCCTCATACAGCTCACACCACAAACCCTGTTCCGATCCTGATCTACAACTCGGATCGGCAATCTTTACGCGACGGACGGCTTGCGGATGTTGCGCCAACTCTTCTCGACCTCATGAGATTGTCGAAGCCAGACGAGATGACCGGGGGGACGTTGGTAAGTTCGAATAAGCGGGATGCCGGGGTGTGA
- a CDS encoding type II toxin-antitoxin system Phd/YefM family antitoxin, with protein MKIPVSEAKGQLTDLVRRAEAGEEVILTRHGNSVARLVPSAPAATPRGRRQLMEMVRAAAAAKRRPGPTAARSQDFLYGDDDGMPE; from the coding sequence TTGAAAATACCGGTGAGCGAGGCGAAAGGCCAATTGACCGACTTGGTGCGGAGAGCCGAGGCTGGCGAGGAGGTCATTCTCACCCGCCATGGAAATTCCGTAGCGCGGCTGGTGCCGAGCGCCCCAGCAGCGACACCGCGCGGCCGGCGGCAACTGATGGAAATGGTCAGGGCAGCCGCTGCCGCCAAGAGACGCCCTGGCCCCACAGCCGCGCGCAGCCAGGACTTCCTTTACGGTGATGATGATGGCATGCCGGAATGA
- a CDS encoding AAA family ATPase, which produces MNLRHIVLSGCSGGGKSTLLAELERRGFAVVSEPGRRVVEEQQRGDGLALPWVDLSAFAKRAIDLASEDRRRMVDEPGCVFFDRGLVDAAVALEYATGSSAKDLLASYDRYHQRVFLTPPWPEIYVTDEQRQHTLAEAIAEYDRLLIAYRELGYDTFILPKVGVGDRADFVLRHLS; this is translated from the coding sequence ATGAACCTGCGGCACATCGTGCTTTCCGGCTGTTCGGGTGGCGGGAAATCGACCCTCCTCGCAGAGCTGGAGCGGAGGGGCTTTGCCGTCGTATCCGAGCCGGGTCGTCGCGTCGTGGAGGAGCAGCAACGCGGCGATGGACTTGCCCTGCCTTGGGTCGACCTTTCCGCCTTCGCCAAACGAGCTATTGATCTCGCGTCCGAGGACCGGAGACGCATGGTGGACGAACCCGGCTGCGTCTTCTTCGACCGAGGCCTGGTGGACGCGGCGGTGGCGCTTGAGTATGCGACAGGTAGCTCCGCCAAGGATCTACTGGCGTCCTATGACCGCTACCATCAGAGGGTTTTCCTGACGCCTCCCTGGCCAGAGATCTACGTGACCGACGAGCAGCGGCAACACACTCTGGCCGAGGCGATCGCAGAGTACGACCGCCTGCTGATCGCGTACCGCGAGCTTGGGTACGACACGTTCATCCTGCCGAAGGTCGGGGTAGGAGATCGAGCGGACTTCGTCCTGCGCCATCTAAGCTAG
- a CDS encoding extracellular solute-binding protein gives MSRLATLASAASILMLGAAVPTLAQEVNIYTTREPGLIQPILDAFTAKTDIAVNTVYLQDGLIERVAAEGESSPADILMTVDFGALVDLVDAGLTQTVDSEVLKSAVPEALRDPEGNWFALSGRARVLYAAKDLDVDGFTYEQLDDEEWRGRLCIRSGQHPYNTAMFAAYLAKYGEEATREWLEGIKANQARVAAGGDRDGARDIAAGVCDIAIGNSYYVGLMTSGAGGDEQQAWAEEIKVILPTFENGGTLVNVSGAALAAHSPNREEAVQLLEYLVSDEAQKLYAEANFEYPVTETAEVHPIIADFGTLQPDEMQLTEILPYRQRASELVDEVNFDTFGN, from the coding sequence ATGTCCCGTCTTGCCACACTCGCGTCGGCTGCCAGCATCTTGATGCTCGGCGCTGCGGTTCCGACACTGGCCCAAGAGGTCAATATCTATACAACGCGTGAACCGGGGCTGATCCAGCCCATTCTGGATGCGTTCACGGCCAAGACCGACATCGCGGTCAATACCGTCTACCTCCAGGACGGCCTGATCGAACGCGTAGCGGCAGAGGGGGAAAGCTCCCCGGCTGACATTCTAATGACCGTGGACTTCGGCGCACTTGTCGACCTGGTCGATGCCGGCTTGACCCAGACTGTTGACTCGGAAGTTTTGAAGAGTGCCGTGCCGGAGGCTCTGCGTGATCCGGAGGGCAATTGGTTCGCTCTCTCGGGCCGCGCCCGAGTGCTTTATGCGGCCAAGGACCTCGATGTAGACGGTTTCACCTATGAGCAGTTGGACGATGAAGAGTGGCGCGGCCGGCTGTGCATCCGCTCGGGTCAGCACCCCTACAACACCGCCATGTTTGCCGCCTATCTCGCCAAGTATGGCGAGGAAGCAACTCGCGAGTGGCTTGAAGGCATCAAGGCGAACCAGGCTCGTGTCGCTGCGGGCGGCGACCGTGACGGTGCTCGCGACATTGCTGCAGGTGTCTGCGACATTGCCATCGGCAATTCCTACTATGTCGGCCTGATGACCAGCGGCGCTGGTGGCGATGAACAGCAGGCCTGGGCCGAGGAAATCAAGGTGATCCTGCCCACCTTTGAAAATGGCGGAACCTTGGTTAACGTTTCGGGCGCGGCCCTTGCCGCACATTCTCCCAACCGCGAGGAGGCCGTGCAGCTGCTCGAATATCTCGTTTCGGACGAAGCTCAAAAGCTCTATGCCGAAGCAAATTTCGAGTATCCGGTAACCGAGACGGCGGAAGTCCACCCCATCATCGCCGACTTTGGCACATTGCAGCCAGACGAGATGCAGCTGACCGAGATCCTGCCATACCGTCAGCGTGCTAGCGAACTGGTGGACGAAGTCAACTTCGACACCTTCGGCAATTAA
- a CDS encoding serine hydrolase domain-containing protein — protein MSVHPVLPALKSALLIGIVLLPSLALAQAPDVKTRLSTILADAESLVPLETVIVSLDGEVVAQQGYRGNSVAEPTNIKSASKSIISALVGIAIDRGLIKGVHQPIAELLPDALPDDPDPRLDEITVGNLLSMQAGLERTSGPNYGAWVASPNWVRFVLAQPFVDEPGAAMLYSTGSSHLLSAILTRVGGQPSLELARDWLSPLEDFSIAAWDRDPQGIYFGGNQMAMSPTSLLTFGELYRNGGLAANGERVLSEAWIAQSWEPRTNSRFTGDQYGYGWFGREIAQEPVHYGWGYGGQMLYIVPDLELTVVMTSDENSPSGRTGHRDDLHHLLGEIIEAVRSGA, from the coding sequence ATGAGTGTTCATCCTGTCTTGCCCGCGCTAAAGTCCGCCCTCCTGATCGGCATAGTTCTGCTGCCCAGCCTTGCTCTCGCGCAGGCACCAGACGTTAAGACGCGGCTCTCAACCATTCTTGCTGACGCTGAATCTCTGGTTCCGCTCGAGACGGTGATCGTCTCGCTGGATGGCGAAGTGGTTGCGCAACAGGGCTATCGCGGCAATTCGGTTGCCGAACCGACCAACATCAAGTCTGCCTCCAAAAGCATCATCTCGGCGCTTGTGGGCATCGCCATCGATCGCGGTTTGATCAAGGGGGTCCATCAACCCATCGCTGAGCTGCTCCCGGACGCGCTGCCGGACGACCCTGATCCCAGACTCGATGAAATCACGGTAGGCAATTTGCTGTCCATGCAGGCAGGGTTGGAGCGCACTTCGGGCCCAAACTACGGTGCTTGGGTCGCCAGTCCGAACTGGGTGCGTTTCGTGCTTGCCCAGCCCTTCGTCGACGAGCCGGGCGCGGCTATGCTGTATTCGACCGGTTCTTCCCATCTGCTGTCAGCTATTCTAACTCGGGTGGGCGGCCAGCCCTCACTTGAGCTGGCGAGGGACTGGTTGTCGCCGCTCGAGGATTTCTCCATCGCTGCATGGGACCGCGATCCGCAAGGCATCTACTTTGGTGGCAACCAGATGGCGATGAGCCCTACGTCGCTACTCACCTTTGGTGAACTCTATCGCAATGGCGGGCTCGCCGCTAATGGCGAACGGGTCCTGTCTGAGGCTTGGATTGCGCAATCGTGGGAGCCGCGAACCAATTCTCGTTTCACCGGAGACCAATATGGCTATGGCTGGTTCGGGCGTGAGATTGCCCAAGAGCCGGTGCACTATGGCTGGGGATATGGCGGGCAAATGCTCTACATCGTTCCAGATCTCGAGCTTACCGTTGTGATGACTTCCGACGAGAACAGTCCATCTGGTCGCACCGGGCACCGCGATGATCTGCACCACCTCCTCGGCGAGATCATCGAGGCGGTAAGATCGGGAGCCTAG
- a CDS encoding ArsR/SmtB family transcription factor yields the protein MSSDNPKRALYSHFAALARLLASEHRLELLELLAQGEHPVERLVQRTGLPFANVSQHLQQLRKGGLVTGRRDGKNIIYSLQDGPITEAVVALRNLAAHNIGAVQEIIDAYFTDPDELEPITTAELRTRMQSDSVTVLDVRPADEFSAGHLPGALNIQPGELEARLSELPTTREIVAYCRGPYCVLSHQAVAALRARGYVVRRMAEGFPEWKAGGYPIKAG from the coding sequence ATGTCAAGCGACAACCCCAAGCGTGCCCTTTACAGCCACTTCGCAGCCCTGGCCCGCCTCCTCGCCAGTGAGCACCGGCTCGAGCTCCTGGAACTGCTAGCGCAGGGGGAACACCCAGTGGAAAGGTTGGTGCAGCGAACAGGGCTTCCCTTCGCCAATGTCTCCCAACACCTGCAGCAGCTCCGCAAAGGGGGGCTGGTCACGGGGCGCCGGGACGGCAAGAACATCATCTACAGCTTGCAGGATGGGCCGATCACCGAAGCGGTCGTCGCATTGCGAAACTTGGCTGCCCACAACATCGGCGCTGTTCAGGAGATCATCGACGCCTACTTCACCGATCCGGACGAATTGGAGCCAATCACGACAGCCGAACTACGGACTCGAATGCAAAGCGACAGCGTAACGGTGCTCGACGTCCGCCCCGCCGACGAGTTCTCCGCCGGTCACTTGCCTGGCGCGCTAAACATCCAACCCGGTGAACTGGAGGCGAGGCTTTCGGAGCTGCCGACCACACGCGAAATCGTCGCTTACTGCCGGGGCCCATACTGCGTCCTCTCGCACCAGGCCGTTGCTGCGCTTCGGGCACGGGGGTACGTGGTCAGGCGCATGGCCGAAGGCTTTCCCGAGTGGAAGGCCGGGGGTTACCCGATAAAAGCGGGGTGA